In a single window of the Candidatus Celerinatantimonas neptuna genome:
- a CDS encoding hypothetical protein (UPF0761 membrane protein YihY) — MGGLCRRYHFWREHSWDFLTFVGQRIKDDRLTTMAGALAYTTLLSLVPIIVVVFSIISAVPAFSGVQGHLEDLLFSNFVPTATDVIRSQVNQFVANANRTTTIGGIFLMIVAVMLIASVENALNRIWRQTRSRQFIQALPTYWMILTLGPVLVGASLAVSSYIFSLEFFHQEALGGFWQMLFRLVPFGLSTVAFMLLYLIMPNKKVKVSHAFIGALLAGILFELSKRGFAFYLASFNSYQVIYGALAVIPILFFWVYISWIIVLLGAEWSAALDEYEEDRLNDRVVTASLPGSSGR, encoded by the coding sequence ATGGGCGGATTATGCCGTCGGTATCATTTTTGGCGGGAACATAGCTGGGATTTTTTAACATTTGTTGGTCAACGTATTAAAGATGATCGATTGACGACAATGGCGGGGGCTTTGGCTTATACGACGTTGTTATCGTTGGTTCCTATAATCGTTGTCGTTTTTTCGATTATTAGTGCTGTTCCGGCATTTTCTGGTGTACAAGGTCATCTGGAAGATTTGTTATTTAGTAATTTTGTGCCGACGGCGACTGATGTGATTCGCTCTCAGGTTAACCAGTTTGTTGCTAATGCGAATCGTACGACAACCATCGGTGGTATATTTTTAATGATTGTTGCGGTAATGCTGATTGCCTCTGTCGAAAATGCACTAAACCGAATCTGGCGTCAGACGCGTAGTCGACAATTTATTCAGGCGCTTCCAACTTACTGGATGATTTTAACGCTCGGGCCTGTTTTAGTTGGGGCGAGCTTAGCGGTGAGTTCTTATATTTTTTCGTTGGAGTTTTTTCATCAGGAAGCCTTAGGTGGTTTTTGGCAGATGTTGTTTCGACTGGTACCGTTTGGATTATCGACCGTTGCCTTTATGCTTCTTTATTTGATTATGCCTAATAAAAAGGTGAAAGTATCACATGCATTTATTGGCGCACTTTTAGCCGGTATCTTATTTGAACTGAGTAAGCGCGGGTTTGCATTTTATCTTGCTTCGTTTAATTCTTATCAGGTCATTTATGGAGCTCTGGCTGTTATTCCGATCCTGTTTTTCTGGGTTTATATCAGTTGGATTATTGTGTTATTGGGGGCGGAATGGAGTGCTGCGTTAGATGAATATGAAGAGGATAGGTTAAATGATCGCGTTGTTACAGCGAGTCTCCCGGGCAGCAGTGGCCGTTAA
- the typA gene encoding GTP-binding protein TypA/BipA has protein sequence MSSEINKLRNIAIIAHVDHGKTTLVDKLLQQSGTLQSRGEIQERVMDSNDLEKERGITILAKNTALNWNGYHINIVDTPGHADFGGEVERVMSMADSVLLLVDAQEGPMPQTRFVTQKAFARGLKPIVVINKVDKPGARPDWVMDQVFDLFDNLGATDEQLDFKVIYASAINGWATLDLDQPSDNMEPLFQAIIDNVEAPNADPDGALQMQISQLDYNSYVGVIGVGRIKRGSVKPNQQVTIVSADGLQRNGKVGQVLGYLGLERTEIDVAHAGNIIAITGLGELKISDTICDVNTVEALPALSVDEPTVTMTFQVNTSPFAGREGKFVTSRNILERLQQELVHNVALRVEETDDPDKFRVSGRGELHLSVLIENMRREGFELAVSRPEVILRTVDGQLEEPFETVTVDVEDQHQGSVMEQLGLRKAELTDMTPDGKGRVRMDFSIPSRGLIGFQTEFMTLTSGSGLLYHSFDHYGPHKGGSIGERKNGVLIANATGKALTYSLFNLQDRGRLFTSHGDEVYEGQIIGIHSRDNDLTVNCLKGKQLTNVRASGTDEAQVLTPPIKMTLEQALEFIDNDELVEVTPESIRLRKKHLTEMDRKRAVRAPRS, from the coding sequence ATGTCTAGTGAAATTAATAAGTTAAGGAATATCGCAATTATTGCGCACGTTGACCATGGTAAAACGACACTGGTTGATAAATTATTGCAGCAGTCCGGTACGCTTCAGTCTCGTGGTGAAATACAAGAGAGAGTCATGGATTCTAATGACCTCGAAAAAGAGCGTGGAATTACGATTCTGGCAAAAAATACTGCGCTTAACTGGAATGGTTACCATATCAACATCGTCGATACTCCGGGACACGCGGACTTTGGCGGTGAAGTTGAACGTGTGATGTCGATGGCTGACTCTGTATTGCTGCTGGTTGATGCGCAGGAAGGTCCGATGCCGCAGACCCGGTTTGTGACTCAAAAAGCATTTGCAAGAGGTTTGAAACCAATTGTTGTTATCAACAAAGTTGATAAGCCAGGTGCCCGTCCGGATTGGGTGATGGATCAGGTCTTTGACCTGTTCGATAATTTGGGTGCGACTGATGAACAGTTGGATTTTAAAGTCATTTATGCATCAGCTATCAACGGTTGGGCAACATTAGATCTGGATCAGCCAAGCGATAATATGGAACCGCTGTTCCAGGCTATTATCGATAATGTGGAAGCGCCGAATGCCGATCCCGATGGCGCTTTACAGATGCAGATTTCACAGCTTGATTATAATTCTTATGTGGGTGTAATCGGTGTGGGCCGGATTAAACGTGGTAGTGTCAAGCCCAACCAACAGGTGACCATCGTTTCTGCGGATGGCTTACAACGCAACGGCAAAGTCGGTCAGGTCTTGGGGTATTTAGGCCTCGAGCGGACCGAGATTGATGTCGCTCATGCCGGCAATATTATTGCGATTACCGGATTGGGTGAGCTGAAAATTTCAGATACTATCTGTGATGTAAATACGGTTGAAGCGTTACCTGCTTTATCGGTTGACGAACCCACTGTCACGATGACCTTTCAGGTAAACACCTCACCGTTTGCCGGGCGTGAAGGGAAGTTCGTGACTTCTCGGAATATTTTAGAACGGTTGCAACAGGAACTGGTCCATAACGTGGCCTTGCGGGTTGAAGAAACCGATGATCCGGATAAATTCAGAGTCTCTGGTCGTGGTGAACTTCACCTGAGTGTTCTGATTGAAAACATGCGCCGTGAAGGATTTGAGCTTGCTGTTTCTCGTCCGGAAGTTATTCTTCGTACAGTGGATGGCCAGTTAGAGGAACCATTTGAAACTGTTACCGTGGATGTTGAAGACCAGCATCAGGGAAGCGTCATGGAGCAGTTAGGTCTGCGTAAGGCTGAACTCACTGACATGACTCCCGATGGTAAAGGACGGGTTCGGATGGACTTCTCCATTCCAAGCCGTGGTTTAATTGGTTTCCAAACCGAATTTATGACACTGACATCTGGTAGTGGCTTGCTGTATCACTCCTTTGACCATTATGGCCCACATAAAGGTGGTTCAATTGGTGAGCGTAAAAACGGTGTGTTGATTGCGAATGCAACAGGTAAAGCACTGACTTACTCACTGTTTAACCTGCAGGATCGCGGTCGTTTGTTTACCTCTCATGGAGATGAAGTTTATGAAGGTCAGATCATAGGTATTCATAGCCGTGATAATGATTTGACCGTGAACTGTCTGAAAGGAAAACAGTTGACCAACGTTCGAGCTTCAGGAACTGATGAAGCACAGGTGTTAACACCACCGATTAAAATGACGTTGGAGCAGGCACTTGAGTTTATCGATAACGATGAACTGGTAGAAGTAACCCCTGAAAGCATCCGTTTACGTAAAAAACACTTAACAGAGATGGATCGTAAACGCGCGGTTCGGGCTCCAAGAAGTTAA
- the mdrP gene encoding Na(+), Li(+), K(+)/H(+) antiporter — protein sequence MEQTQSASDAHDKLLQWQRVRSFPIIVWLVLIGTFLSRLTYFMAWPFLVVFLYREYGASEIFVGSILAVSALVGSVSGFGFGYVSDRIGRRRVMLGGCVLAMIGFAGLGLADSLWQFFILMILVGLMRPSVEQPGQALMSDYLENSRDRELAFYLRYFMVNAGGAIGPLIGIALALHHPQRLFLLTGASFVVYAIALKIGFHYCAKPAHTQQNSMTLKVHEVAAILRRDSLFASLILANLLMFFVYSQVESSLPQVIAHSGLAHAGEWVSYLILINTITIVSFQFMLISLLDKMPVHLRICSGVVLMGIAQFFFLASSTQWPWGWLIGAFILSLGETIVFPSLNVQLDRLAPTDLRGSYFGAATLGGLGFALGPFVGGMVLDHFNTTSLYIVCLAVIGVALWGYIRISMQLSSQKSRAS from the coding sequence ATGGAGCAGACCCAAAGTGCGTCAGATGCTCATGACAAACTTTTGCAGTGGCAGCGTGTTCGTTCTTTTCCCATTATTGTCTGGCTTGTTCTGATTGGGACTTTTCTATCCCGACTGACCTATTTTATGGCCTGGCCGTTTCTGGTGGTATTTCTTTATCGCGAATATGGTGCAAGTGAAATCTTCGTAGGTTCTATTTTAGCCGTTTCGGCTTTGGTTGGATCGGTATCTGGGTTTGGGTTCGGTTATGTGAGCGATCGGATTGGCCGGCGCCGTGTGATGTTGGGCGGCTGTGTTCTGGCGATGATTGGCTTTGCGGGATTAGGCCTTGCTGACAGCCTGTGGCAGTTTTTTATTCTGATGATTTTAGTCGGATTGATGAGGCCGAGTGTTGAGCAACCCGGCCAGGCTCTGATGAGCGATTATCTTGAAAACTCCCGTGATCGTGAGTTAGCTTTTTACTTGCGCTATTTTATGGTGAATGCCGGAGGGGCGATTGGGCCTCTAATTGGGATTGCTTTGGCTTTGCACCATCCTCAACGATTATTCCTGCTTACAGGCGCCAGTTTTGTGGTTTATGCCATTGCTTTGAAAATAGGTTTTCATTATTGTGCGAAGCCTGCTCATACGCAACAAAACTCAATGACGCTTAAGGTCCATGAAGTAGCTGCAATCCTCCGGCGAGATAGTTTATTTGCTTCGTTGATTTTAGCGAATTTGCTGATGTTCTTTGTTTATTCTCAGGTTGAATCTTCACTGCCTCAGGTCATTGCTCATTCTGGATTGGCGCATGCCGGAGAATGGGTGAGTTATCTGATTTTGATTAATACCATTACGATTGTTAGCTTTCAGTTTATGTTAATTAGCCTGCTGGATAAGATGCCTGTGCACTTACGTATTTGCAGTGGGGTTGTTTTGATGGGCATCGCACAGTTTTTCTTTTTAGCCAGTTCGACCCAGTGGCCATGGGGATGGCTTATCGGAGCATTTATTTTAAGTCTGGGAGAAACGATTGTATTTCCATCACTCAATGTTCAATTGGATCGATTAGCACCAACTGATTTACGGGGGAGTTATTTTGGGGCTGCGACATTGGGTGGTTTAGGATTCGCTTTAGGGCCTTTTGTAGGTGGAATGGTTTTGGATCATTTTAATACCACGAGTTTATATATCGTTTGTCTGGCAGTTATTGGGGTTGCTTTATGGGGTTATATTCGAATTTCGATGCAATTATCTTCTCAAAAGTCGCGAGCTTCCTGA
- the dtd gene encoding D-aminoacyl-tRNA deacylase: MIALLQRVSRAAVAVNQQTIGAIGAGLVVLLGIEQGDDGEKLAELARKVCHYRMFADAKGKTNLNVQQVAGDLLIVSQFTLCADTHKGLRPGFSRAGDPNVACELYEQFCQTCREYGLGVETGQFAADMQVELVNDGPMTFWLQV; the protein is encoded by the coding sequence ATGATCGCGTTGTTACAGCGAGTCTCCCGGGCAGCAGTGGCCGTTAATCAGCAGACTATTGGGGCTATCGGGGCTGGATTGGTTGTTTTATTAGGGATTGAACAGGGCGATGATGGCGAAAAACTAGCGGAACTGGCCCGTAAAGTTTGTCATTATCGCATGTTCGCCGATGCTAAGGGAAAGACGAATCTGAATGTTCAGCAAGTTGCCGGTGATTTGTTGATCGTATCTCAGTTTACACTTTGTGCGGATACGCATAAGGGGCTTCGCCCCGGGTTTTCCCGGGCCGGTGATCCAAATGTTGCTTGTGAGTTGTATGAACAGTTCTGTCAGACATGCCGTGAATATGGGCTGGGTGTTGAAACGGGACAATTTGCAGCAGACATGCAAGTCGAATTAGTGAACGACGGACCGATGACCTTTTGGCTTCAGGTATAA
- a CDS encoding hypothetical protein (UPF0324 inner membrane protein YeiH) yields the protein MKSLFPGLILALITAIIGTFISHCVSHWVALSPLMVGLVLGLVIANTPLHHRLATAQPGLKFSQNRLLRLGVMLFGLHITVQQLISVGWPGIGLAVVMVSSVLTVGYLFGTRILKLPAELALLTATGTGICGAAAIMAVDPVIKPKEEYTVVAVATVVIFGTLAMFGYPLVYPFLHMGQQAFAALIGSTTHEVAQVVVAGESISPQVANIAVIVKLARVMLLAPVLLIISWLWQRRQATQTKPGQSQCGKITIPWFAFGFIVIVLINGYLPISHAIRSGLLQFDTLILAMAMSALGFHTRLANIKASSAKALVLALILFVMMVTISSTLIHFFWPATL from the coding sequence ATGAAATCACTATTCCCCGGTTTAATACTGGCACTGATCACGGCTATTATTGGTACGTTTATCAGCCATTGTGTCAGTCACTGGGTCGCTCTTAGCCCACTAATGGTAGGCCTGGTACTTGGTCTTGTTATTGCCAATACCCCATTACATCATCGACTGGCAACGGCTCAGCCAGGATTAAAATTTTCCCAAAACCGCCTACTACGGTTAGGGGTTATGCTGTTTGGTTTACATATTACCGTCCAACAGCTGATTTCCGTTGGCTGGCCAGGCATTGGTTTAGCAGTCGTTATGGTCTCAAGCGTTTTAACCGTCGGTTATCTGTTTGGAACACGAATTCTTAAATTACCGGCAGAGTTAGCTCTGTTAACTGCAACCGGTACGGGTATCTGTGGCGCTGCAGCCATTATGGCCGTTGATCCTGTCATCAAACCTAAAGAAGAATATACCGTCGTTGCTGTTGCAACAGTGGTGATCTTTGGAACATTAGCGATGTTCGGCTACCCTTTGGTCTACCCCTTTTTACATATGGGACAACAGGCCTTTGCAGCACTGATTGGCTCAACAACTCACGAAGTCGCTCAGGTCGTCGTCGCTGGAGAAAGTATCAGCCCACAGGTTGCAAATATAGCAGTCATTGTCAAGCTGGCCAGGGTCATGCTTCTTGCACCAGTACTACTTATCATCAGCTGGCTCTGGCAGCGCCGTCAGGCAACTCAGACCAAGCCGGGGCAATCCCAATGCGGGAAAATCACCATTCCATGGTTCGCGTTCGGTTTTATTGTCATCGTGCTCATTAATGGTTACTTACCAATAAGCCATGCCATCCGTAGCGGATTATTACAATTTGATACACTGATTCTTGCTATGGCTATGTCAGCACTGGGTTTTCATACACGCCTTGCCAATATTAAAGCCAGTAGCGCCAAAGCACTGGTACTGGCACTGATATTATTTGTCATGATGGTCACGATATCTTCAACACTCATCCATTTCTTCTGGCCGGCGACATTGTAA
- the dapH gene encoding 2,3,4,5-tetrahydropyridine-2,6-dicarboxylate N-acetyltransferase, whose amino-acid sequence MHNTSRSKLSTEPTIVPSAVVIESELGQWTKVGERSRIQQTRMSDYSYVVNDSDIIYADIGKFVNIASHTRINPGQHPMERASLHHFQYRSDDYGFGPDDTAFFDRRREQQVVIGHDVWIGHGAVVQSGVTIGTGSVVGSSAVVTKDIPPYTIVVGVPAQILRPRFTQDIVESLLRICWWDWPHLLLKERLSDFRYLSVQDFCAKYDHYDPSVR is encoded by the coding sequence ATGCACAATACTTCCCGCTCTAAATTATCAACCGAACCAACCATTGTTCCGAGTGCTGTCGTCATTGAATCTGAACTGGGTCAGTGGACTAAAGTTGGCGAACGAAGCCGTATTCAGCAAACCCGGATGTCGGATTACTCTTACGTTGTAAATGATAGTGATATTATCTATGCTGATATTGGAAAATTTGTCAATATCGCGTCTCACACCCGTATTAATCCTGGTCAGCATCCAATGGAAAGGGCGTCTTTGCATCATTTTCAATATCGTTCAGATGATTATGGATTTGGCCCTGATGATACGGCTTTTTTTGACCGTCGACGTGAACAGCAAGTTGTCATAGGTCATGATGTCTGGATTGGCCATGGGGCTGTGGTTCAAAGTGGTGTCACAATTGGTACTGGCTCAGTTGTCGGGTCTTCAGCTGTGGTGACTAAAGACATTCCTCCCTATACGATCGTGGTGGGCGTTCCTGCGCAAATATTGCGACCCAGATTTACTCAAGATATCGTTGAGTCGTTATTGCGAATTTGCTGGTGGGACTGGCCGCATTTACTGTTAAAAGAGCGGCTCAGTGATTTTCGCTATTTATCGGTACAAGATTTTTGTGCAAAGTATGATCATTATGACCCATCGGTTCGATAA
- the cmpR_1 gene encoding HTH-type transcriptional activator CmpR — MAFTLKQIAVFDAVARTGSVSQAANQLAMTQSAASMALAQLEQLLGQPLFERVGRRLILNSWGHWLCPKARRLLSDASQIDQGFKGLHLLSGELVMGISQTIAEILLPELVCRLEQHYPQLRLLPQVSNSEHVLQGLVNHHLNLGVIEGRCDDSRMAVRYWCDDHLVIVASARNPLAQLSSVGFDALAKARWVLRESGSGTRETFTSSIYSRLPKLNIYREFSHVPTILALLAQSNYLSCLPERIVQPDIDKGLLKVLPVESLCIKRQFHFVWRKDVGSDPLRDCLLEQAQEMLSDTVRSPEDHE, encoded by the coding sequence ATGGCATTTACTCTCAAACAGATTGCCGTTTTTGATGCGGTTGCCAGAACCGGTAGTGTCAGTCAGGCCGCCAATCAACTGGCGATGACACAATCAGCGGCCAGTATGGCACTGGCTCAGTTGGAACAGTTACTCGGACAGCCTTTGTTCGAGCGGGTCGGCCGTCGGTTGATCTTAAATTCATGGGGGCACTGGCTCTGTCCGAAGGCCCGACGTTTATTGTCGGATGCCAGTCAGATCGATCAAGGATTTAAAGGGCTTCATTTGCTCTCTGGTGAATTGGTGATGGGCATTAGTCAGACCATTGCCGAGATCCTGCTACCGGAGCTGGTTTGCCGGCTGGAACAACATTACCCTCAGTTACGATTATTGCCTCAAGTCAGCAATAGTGAACATGTTTTACAAGGGTTAGTGAATCACCATTTGAATCTGGGGGTGATTGAGGGGCGTTGTGATGATTCACGGATGGCTGTCAGGTATTGGTGTGATGATCATCTGGTTATTGTTGCCAGTGCGCGTAATCCACTGGCACAGCTTTCATCTGTCGGATTTGATGCTTTGGCTAAAGCGCGTTGGGTGTTGCGAGAATCTGGTTCAGGTACGCGTGAAACCTTTACTAGTTCGATCTATTCTCGGTTGCCGAAACTGAATATCTACCGTGAATTTAGTCATGTGCCGACGATTCTGGCGTTACTGGCCCAATCGAATTACCTTAGTTGTCTGCCTGAGCGCATTGTTCAGCCTGATATTGATAAAGGTCTGTTGAAAGTGTTACCGGTTGAATCGCTTTGCATTAAGCGCCAGTTTCACTTTGTCTGGCGCAAAGATGTCGGTAGTGATCCGCTCAGGGATTGCTTGCTGGAGCAGGCTCAAGAGATGCTTTCAGACACCGTCCGCTCCCCTGAGGATCATGAATAA
- the bicA gene encoding Bicarbonate transporter BicA: MFEFPKFSGVLLRNDLLSGITVALALVPEAVAFAFVAGVGPLVGLYAAAIIGLFTSLFGGRPGMISGATGSVAVVIVALVLQHGEQYLFAAVVCMGIIQILAGVFRLGKFIRMVPHPVMLGFVNGLAIVIFLAQLGQFKIKDTSGVAHWMHGTQLWTMLSLVALTMLIVHFLPKLTKVIPASLAAIVIVTLVTYGLDLHTRTVVDFLRQMTGNPHATIAGGWPTFHIPAISFNWETIKVVLPYAFIMAGVGLIESLLTLTVIDEMTETRGRSNRECMGQGLANVVTGFFGGMGGCAMIGQSMINIRSGGRGRLSGLTAAIGLMCFILFASSLIEMIPIAALVGVMFMVVLATFEWSSLRLYNKIPKSDFLVIILVSVITIFTDLAMAVFIGVIISALVFAWKHATNITAETHYEDEHKIYKLNGPLFFSSTSHFLELFDVHQDPTNVIIDFANAKVCDHSAIEAIDTLGERYLKNNKQLHLRHLSKDCRKLLRKAGNLVEVNVIEDPRYHVADDVLA, from the coding sequence ATGTTTGAATTTCCTAAGTTTAGCGGAGTATTGCTTCGCAATGACTTACTTTCAGGAATAACAGTCGCTCTCGCTCTGGTTCCAGAAGCCGTTGCATTTGCTTTCGTTGCAGGTGTTGGCCCCCTCGTTGGCCTCTACGCAGCAGCCATTATCGGTTTATTTACCTCACTGTTTGGAGGACGGCCTGGCATGATTTCAGGCGCAACAGGTTCGGTCGCCGTTGTCATTGTTGCGCTGGTATTGCAGCACGGTGAACAATATCTGTTTGCAGCCGTTGTCTGTATGGGCATTATTCAGATTCTGGCTGGCGTATTCAGACTCGGGAAATTCATCCGCATGGTTCCACATCCTGTTATGCTGGGTTTTGTCAACGGTCTGGCCATTGTCATTTTCTTAGCTCAGCTGGGCCAATTCAAAATCAAAGATACCAGTGGTGTTGCTCACTGGATGCATGGAACCCAGCTATGGACCATGCTCTCATTAGTCGCTTTAACCATGCTAATTGTCCACTTTCTACCAAAACTGACTAAAGTTATACCAGCTTCATTAGCCGCGATAGTTATCGTGACATTAGTGACTTATGGACTTGATCTGCACACTCGCACCGTCGTTGACTTTTTAAGACAAATGACAGGCAACCCACATGCAACTATTGCAGGCGGCTGGCCAACTTTCCATATTCCGGCCATTTCCTTTAACTGGGAAACCATTAAAGTTGTTCTGCCTTATGCATTTATTATGGCTGGTGTTGGTCTCATTGAATCTTTATTAACTCTGACAGTCATTGATGAAATGACAGAAACCCGTGGACGCAGTAACCGTGAATGTATGGGACAAGGGCTGGCAAATGTCGTAACAGGCTTCTTCGGCGGTATGGGCGGTTGTGCCATGATTGGGCAAAGTATGATCAATATTCGATCTGGTGGACGAGGTCGTCTTTCAGGATTAACAGCCGCAATCGGGCTGATGTGCTTTATTCTGTTTGCATCCTCATTAATTGAGATGATTCCAATTGCAGCATTGGTCGGCGTCATGTTTATGGTCGTTTTAGCAACATTTGAATGGTCCAGCCTGCGCCTTTACAACAAAATTCCAAAATCTGACTTCCTGGTGATTATTTTGGTGTCTGTTATCACAATCTTTACCGACCTGGCCATGGCTGTCTTTATCGGTGTCATCATCTCAGCATTAGTTTTTGCCTGGAAACATGCCACAAATATTACAGCAGAAACACACTATGAAGATGAACATAAAATCTATAAACTCAACGGCCCTTTGTTCTTTAGCTCCACCAGCCACTTTTTGGAGTTATTTGATGTTCATCAAGACCCTACGAATGTCATTATCGATTTCGCCAATGCGAAAGTCTGCGATCATTCCGCAATTGAAGCCATTGATACACTCGGTGAGCGATATCTGAAAAACAACAAACAGCTTCACCTTCGCCACTTGAGCAAAGACTGTAGAAAATTACTTCGCAAGGCGGGTAATCTGGTCGAAGTCAACGTTATTGAAGACCCTCGCTATCATGTCGCTGATGATGTACTTGCTTAA
- the cyaB gene encoding Adenylate cyclase CyaB, with the protein MNQEHFKGKYEVELKYRLSSKVAFLKKLKSRPHQVMLENNVESDCYFDDLDNQLEQAGKSLCIREMQPSGIRLWIVKGPGDDRCEATQIDDALKAQRMLKNIGFIPTLSLTKCRSIYFIEAYHITVDVLDGIGEFAEFAIMTDDANRLESYRAELTQLAAGFGLSDVDLEPCAYKTLAAQKRLCQTND; encoded by the coding sequence GTGAATCAGGAACATTTTAAAGGGAAGTATGAAGTTGAGTTAAAGTACCGGTTATCATCTAAAGTTGCTTTTTTAAAAAAATTAAAATCAAGACCGCATCAGGTTATGCTTGAGAACAATGTGGAATCAGATTGCTATTTTGATGATTTAGATAACCAGTTGGAACAAGCGGGAAAAAGCCTGTGTATCCGGGAAATGCAACCATCGGGTATTCGTCTGTGGATTGTTAAAGGTCCCGGTGATGATCGCTGCGAAGCGACTCAGATTGATGATGCCTTAAAAGCTCAGCGTATGTTGAAAAACATTGGTTTTATTCCGACATTATCCTTGACTAAATGCCGCAGTATTTATTTTATCGAGGCTTATCACATTACCGTTGATGTATTGGATGGTATTGGCGAATTTGCTGAGTTTGCCATTATGACAGATGATGCCAACAGGCTCGAAAGCTATCGGGCTGAGTTGACTCAATTGGCGGCTGGGTTTGGTTTAAGTGATGTTGATTTAGAGCCGTGCGCGTATAAAACATTGGCAGCTCAGAAGAGGCTTTGTCAGACAAATGACTAA
- the glnA gene encoding Glutamine synthetase: MSAEVLALIEEQEVKFVDLRFTDTKGKEQHVSIPVSQIDDDFFADGKMFDGSSIAGWKGINESDMVLMPDPETAVLDPFTEEVTLNLRCDILEPATMEGYDRDPRSVAKRAEDYMRSMGIADEVFFGPEPEFFLFDDVKFDAQMQGAFYSIDDKEAVWNSGKSYEDGNTGHRPGIKGGYFPVPPVDSAQDIRSAMSLLMDEMGLVVEAHHHEVATAGQNEIACKFNSLVKKADELQIYKYVIHNVAHAYGKTATFMPKPLVGDNGSGMHCHQSLAKNGENLFAGDLYGGLSEIALFYIGGIIKHAKAINAFANASTNSYKRLVPGFEAPVMLAYSARNRSASIRIPVVPSPKARRIEVRFPDPTANPYLAFASMLMAGLDGIKNKIHPGDAMDKDLYDLPAEEAAQIPQVAASLEEALNALDADRSFLTAGGVFSDESIDAYLQLKREEVTTLNMSTHPVEFQMYYSC, encoded by the coding sequence ATGTCTGCAGAAGTTCTCGCTCTCATTGAAGAGCAAGAAGTAAAATTCGTCGACCTGCGTTTTACCGACACCAAAGGTAAAGAGCAACACGTATCCATCCCCGTTAGCCAAATCGATGACGATTTTTTCGCTGATGGCAAAATGTTTGATGGCTCATCCATCGCCGGATGGAAAGGCATCAACGAATCAGACATGGTTCTAATGCCTGACCCAGAAACAGCTGTTCTTGACCCATTCACTGAAGAAGTCACTTTAAACCTGCGTTGCGATATCTTAGAACCTGCAACTATGGAAGGATACGATCGTGACCCTCGTTCAGTTGCCAAACGTGCTGAAGATTACATGCGCTCAATGGGTATCGCTGACGAAGTTTTCTTTGGTCCTGAACCTGAATTTTTCTTATTTGATGATGTTAAATTCGACGCTCAAATGCAAGGCGCTTTCTATTCTATCGATGATAAAGAAGCCGTTTGGAACTCAGGCAAATCTTATGAAGATGGCAATACTGGCCACCGTCCAGGTATAAAAGGCGGATATTTCCCTGTTCCTCCTGTTGACTCTGCACAAGATATTCGTAGTGCCATGAGCCTGCTGATGGATGAAATGGGATTAGTTGTCGAAGCCCATCACCATGAAGTTGCAACGGCTGGTCAGAACGAAATTGCATGTAAATTCAACTCATTGGTTAAAAAAGCTGATGAATTACAGATTTACAAATATGTGATTCATAATGTCGCTCACGCTTATGGCAAAACTGCGACATTCATGCCAAAACCATTAGTTGGTGATAACGGTAGCGGTATGCACTGTCACCAATCATTAGCGAAAAATGGTGAAAACCTGTTTGCTGGTGACTTGTATGGTGGTCTGTCTGAAATCGCTCTGTTCTACATTGGCGGTATCATCAAACATGCGAAAGCAATCAACGCATTCGCAAATGCTTCAACTAACTCATACAAACGACTGGTCCCAGGGTTTGAAGCACCAGTAATGCTGGCTTATTCAGCTCGTAACCGCTCTGCTTCTATCCGTATCCCGGTTGTACCATCACCTAAAGCACGCCGTATCGAAGTTCGCTTCCCTGACCCAACAGCCAATCCATATCTTGCATTTGCATCTATGTTGATGGCTGGTCTTGACGGAATTAAAAACAAAATCCACCCTGGCGATGCAATGGATAAAGACTTATATGATCTGCCTGCCGAAGAAGCAGCTCAGATCCCTCAGGTTGCAGCGTCATTAGAAGAAGCACTGAATGCACTTGATGCAGACCGCTCGTTCCTGACAGCTGGCGGCGTATTCTCAGATGAAAGTATTGATGCTTATTTGCAATTAAAACGTGAAGAAGTCACTACATTGAATATGAGTACTCATCCGGTTGAATTCCAGATGTACTATAGCTGCTAA